The genomic DNA AATATAAGGACTTTTCCAAAGTAAATAAGAGAATCGCAGACTATATACTGAAGGATCCGACCCGTCTTCTCTCATTAACAGCAAACGAAATTGCTAGCAATAGCGAAACTTCTCCAGCATCAGTTACCCGTTTTTCTAAACAATTAGGGTTTGACAGCTGGGAAGAGTTAAAACTATCCATTGCAGCGGTACAAGCTGCCAGTAACGGTAAAAAAGATATTGATCCAATTGTAGCGGCGGATGATTCGGTGGATACTATTTGTATGAAAGTGGAATCTTTATTAAATGCTACGATTGAGGATTTATTTTATACAGTGGATAAACAAGCCTTGGAACGAGCAATCGCGCATGTTAAAAAAGCGGAAAAAATTCATTTGGTTGGAATTGGTGCCTCTTCTTTAACGACTTATAATCTTTATCACAAGTTTAACCGCGCTGGTCGCCAAGCAATTTTTAATTATGATAGTCACATGATGTTGGAGTTTTTAAATTATGCAACGGCACAAGACATTTTGATCACGGTCTCCTATAGTGGTTTGACAAAAGAAGCCTTAATCGCCTGTGAAATTGCCAAAAATAGGGGCGCAACGGTTATTTTTATTACCAGTAACGATGGAGAAAACGTGCGATCATTGAGCGATGAAGTTCTTTTAGTCCCCAATAATGAGCACCTCATTCGAGTTGGGGCTATTTCATCGATTGCTTCGTCAATGGCAATTGGCGATGTTCTGTATTTAGGTTCAATTCAAGATGATTTAGACACAGAAATTGAACGTAATATGATTGAAACGAGTCAACTTGTCAGCCGTCTAAAAGAGAAGTAGGGGTGTGCAAGCAAATGAACTTAGAAGGATTAACGACAGAAGCCAGAAATGAAGCGACTAAAAAGATTGACCAAGTGTCAACATTAGAAATGGTAACTTTAATAAATCAAGAAGACCAAAAGGTAGCACAAGCAATTGAAAAGGTGCTTCCGCAGATCGCTGCAGCAATTGATGCAGCGGCAGAACGATTTAAAAAAGGGGGCCGTTTAATCTATTGTGGTGCAGGAACGTCTGGACGTTTAGGTGCTTTGGATGCGATTGAATTAACGCCCACATATAGTGTGTCGCCAGAACGCGCATTTGGTATTTTAGCTGGTGGTGAAAAAGCAATGTATCAAGCAATTGAAGGCGCTGAAGACTCGAAAGAATTAGCTATCGAAGATTTAACACAACATCAATTGACTGCCCGAGATGTCGTAATTGCGATTGCTGCTAGTGGTCGGACACCATATGCTGTTTCCGCAATTGAATACGGAAAAAAAGTGGGCGCTCTAACCATTTCAGTTACCTGTAA from Enterococcus faecalis includes the following:
- a CDS encoding MurR/RpiR family transcriptional regulator encodes the protein MEPIRSIRQKYKDFSKVNKRIADYILKDPTRLLSLTANEIASNSETSPASVTRFSKQLGFDSWEELKLSIAAVQAASNGKKDIDPIVAADDSVDTICMKVESLLNATIEDLFYTVDKQALERAIAHVKKAEKIHLVGIGASSLTTYNLYHKFNRAGRQAIFNYDSHMMLEFLNYATAQDILITVSYSGLTKEALIACEIAKNRGATVIFITSNDGENVRSLSDEVLLVPNNEHLIRVGAISSIASSMAIGDVLYLGSIQDDLDTEIERNMIETSQLVSRLKEK
- the murQ gene encoding N-acetylmuramic acid 6-phosphate etherase codes for the protein MNLEGLTTEARNEATKKIDQVSTLEMVTLINQEDQKVAQAIEKVLPQIAAAIDAAAERFKKGGRLIYCGAGTSGRLGALDAIELTPTYSVSPERAFGILAGGEKAMYQAIEGAEDSKELAIEDLTQHQLTARDVVIAIAASGRTPYAVSAIEYGKKVGALTISVTCNNQSPMNQLAEIGIAPIVGPEVITGSTRMKAGSAQKMVLNMFSTGIMVKVGNIYQNLMVNVQPTNEKLIQRATNIIKEAAEIEESQAKEYLEAAQLEVAPAIVMAKAHVDFQKAKQLLAEHDGRISEVLA